From a region of the Zingiber officinale cultivar Zhangliang chromosome 4B, Zo_v1.1, whole genome shotgun sequence genome:
- the LOC121978459 gene encoding putative receptor-like protein kinase At3g47110 yields the protein MLRMIKALFSFLFAAAAVKAGITPSPAGDMAALLAFKEELTSRGTALLSWNQSTSFCTWEGVSCGRRHPERVTEIELTSGGLVGPISPSLGNLSFLRSLNLSLNALHSGIPSSVAGLHRLRYLNLSYNFIGGEIPIALRNCSELRMINLHGNQFTGSVPPWLGSLMRLSGLYLGNNSITGVIPASLANASSLTMLSFLENLIEGTIPEGLGHFAQLWFIQLSGNYLSGSIPTSLYNLSSLLYISVAGNQLHGELSADIGRKLSNLQVIYLGGNQFTGEIPASITNCSGLNRLDVSFNSFSGRLPRNMGRLSELTLFSIGENQFEAQNSDDWDFFTSLTNCSALQHVSIELNDNLRGSLPPAVANFSEQLQVLIVGGNALSGSIPAGIGNLIGLQKLVLHENYFTGGIPEGIGHLLQLRVLFLDDNNLSGQMPPSLGNLTQLYLLNASYNALHGPIPAALGRLQSLTTLWLSDNFLDGVIPKELFNLSFLLDTIDLRYNLLTGSLPSEVGNLRNMRNLLASGNRLQGQIPNSLGDCHVLEYLTLDDNLFQGSIPLTLANVAGLTGLNLTKNNLSGEIPRTLSSISGLQELYLAHNNLSGAIPAFLQNLSSLFAVDLSFNQLEGAVPTKGVFQNISRFSIVGNDGLCGGIQELHLPSCPMHSSERKHSKSTPLLITVPTLCFFFFLLLLSVLIYRRKKKQEESPTSSSPLGMHYPIISYFELSKSTAGFDASNLIGKGRYGSVYKATLDRDGKIVAVKVFDLQQFGCSRSFLTECETLSRICHRNLVKIITCCSSVDSNGNDFKAIVFDFMPNKSLDRWLHPQLECNGEHQQISNISLKQRLNIAIDVAEALYYLHSCCKPPVVHCDLKPSNILLDEDMVAHVSDFGLAKILPEAISKSLAESTSSIGLRGSIGYAPPEYGEGSPVSTSGDVYSFGVFLLELLTGKSPVDEMFNEGLTLAKFVGMRGAMEIVDPALLGQDNEEIHWWNNIEECSTSLARVGLACAHQAPRDRMCMRDVVADLRTIKNVFAGKTETISQEQRP from the exons ATGCTGCGCATGATCAAAGCTCTCTTTTCATTCTTGTTTGCGGCAGCTGCAGTAAAGGCCGGAATTACCCCATCGCCGGCCGGCGATATGGCGGCCCTGCTGGCTTTCAAAGAGGAGCTGACCAGCAGAGGCACTGCACTGCTGTCGTGGAATCAAAGTACCAGTTTCTGCACGTGGGAAGGAGTGAGCTGCGGGCGTCGACACCCGGAGAGGGTGACCGAGATAGAACTCACCTCCGGCGGCCTCGTGGGCCCAATCTCCCCCTCCCTCGGCAACCTGTCCTTCCTTCGAAGCCTCAACCTCTCCTTGAACGCACTCCACAGTGGGATCCCTTCCTCCGTCGCCGGCCTACACCGTCTGCGGTACCTCAACCTCAGCTATAACTTCATCGGCGGTGAGATCCCGATCGCTCTGAGAAATTGCTCGGAGCTGAGAATGATCAACCTACATGGCAACCAATTCACGGGGTCGGTCCCGCCGTGGCTGGGCTCCCTGATGAGGCTTTCCGGTCTCTACCTAGGCAACAACAGCATCACCGGAGTCATACCGGCGTCGCTTGCCAACGCCTCGTCCCTCACCATGTTGAGCTTCCTCGAGAACCTTATAGAGGGAACCATCCCAGAAGGCCTCGGCCACTTTGCGCAACTCTGGTTTATTCAACTTTCCGGCAACTACCTCTCCGGCTCCATCCCTACTTCGCTATACAATCTGTCCTCTCTGCTCTATATCTCCGTGGCGGGGAACCAGTTGCACGGGGAACTTTCAGCTGACATCGGACGCAAACTCAGCAATCTTCAGGTGATCTATTTGGGAGGCAATCAGTTCACTGGAGAAATTCCCGCTTCCATCACCAATTGTTCCGGCCTCAATCGATTGGATGTCTCCTTCAATAGTTTCAGCGGCCGCTTGCCTCGCAACATGGGGAGATTATCAGAGCTTACCCTGTTCTCCATCGGCGAGAACCAGTTTGAAGCCCAAAACTCCGACGATTGGGATTTCTTCACTTCACTGACCAACTGTTCCGCGTTACAACATGTCTCCATCGAACTCAATGACAACTTACGCGGGTCGCTGCCGCCTGCCGTCGCCAACTTCTCCGAGCAACTCCAAGTGCTGATAGTGGGAGGGAATGCACTCTCTGGGAGCATACCAGCCGGGATCGGGAATCTCATCGGTCTGCAAAAACTCGTACTGCACGAGAACTATTTCACTGGTGGCATTCCGGAAGGGATTGGTCATCTTCTACAACTGCGAGTACTGTTTTTGGATGACAACAATCTCTCCGGTCAAATGCCGCCTTCTCTAGGCAATCTAACTCAATTGTATCTCCTCAATGCGTCCTACAACGCGTTACATGGCCCAATTCCAGCAGCACTTGGACGCTTGCAGAGCCTAACGACATTGTGGCTATCAGACAATTTCCTCGATGGCGTCATCCCCAAAGAGCTCTTCAACTTATCTTTTCTATTGGACACCATTGATTTGAGATACAATTTACTCACAGGATCTCTACCTTCGGAGGTGGGGAACCTACGGAATATGAGAAATTTGTTGGCGTCTGGAAATAGATTGCAAGGTCAAATACCCAATTCACTCGGTGATTGTCATGTATTGGAGTACTTGACCTTGGACGATAACTTATTCCAAGGTAGCATTCCTTTGACTCTCGCCAACGTAGCAGGACTCACAGGTCTAAACCTGACGAAAAATAATTTGTCCGGCGAGATTCCCCGAACACTGAGTTCCATAAGTGGGCTTCAAGAGCTATACCTTGCACATAATAATTTGTCAGGTGCCATTCCTGCATTCTTACAGAATTTGAGCTCTCTATTTGCAGTTGATCTCTCTTTCAATCAGCTGGAGGGTGCAGTGCCAACCAAGGGCGTGTTCCAGAACATCTCTCGCTTTTCGATCGTAGGGAATGATGGACTCTGTGGAGGAATTCAAGAACTTCACTTACCTTCGTGTCCCATGCATTCTTCTGAAAGAAAACACTCTAAATCGACTCCACTTCTGATCACTGTACCtactctttgcttcttcttcttcttgttgctcctCTCGGTTCTTATTTATCGGAGGAAGAAAAAGCAGGAGGAGTCACCAACATCGTCTTCTCCGTTGGGCATGCACTATCCTATAATCTCATACTTTGAGCTGTCAAAGTCGACAGCAGGATTCGACGCCTCCAATCTCATTGGCAAAGGAAGGTATGGCTCGGTGTACAAAGCAACTCTAGATCGCGACGGCAAAATTGTTGCAGTGAAGGTGTTTGACCTTCAGCAATTTGGCTGCTCTCGGAGTTTCTTAACAGAGTGCGAGACTTTAAGCCGCATCTGCCACCGGAACCTTGTCAAGATCATAACCTGTTGCTCCAGCGTTGACTCAAACGGCAATGACTTCAAGGCTATAGTCTTCGATTTCATGCCGAATAAGAGCTTAGACAGGTGGTTGCACCCACAACTTGAATGCAATGGAGAGCATCAGCAAATAAGCAATATAAGCCTGAAGCAGAGGTTGAACATAGCCATTGATGTTGCTGAAGCTTTGTATTATCTCCACAGCTGTTGCAAGCCACCCGTGGTCCATTGCGACCTGAAGCCAAGCAACATTCTCCTGGATGAGGACATGGTGGCTCATGTTAGCGACTTTGGGCTCGCTAAGATCCTCCCTGAAGCTATAAGCAAATCCTTGGCGGAATCCACCAGCTCAATTGGATTGAGAGGATCTATTGGCTATGCCCCTCCAG AGTATGGAGAAGGCAGCCCTGTCTCCACGAGTGGAGATGTCTATAGTTTTGGGGTATTTCTATTGGAGCTACTCACCGGGAAGAGCCCCGTCGATGAGATGTTTAACGAAGGACTAACTCTGGCCAAGTTTGTGGGGATGAGAGGAGCCATGGAGATAGTTGATCCTGCGTTGCTCGGGCAGGACAATGAAGAAATCCACTGGTGGAACAATATCGAAGAGTGTTCGACTTCCCTTGCAAGGGTCGGTCTCGCGTGCGCTCATCAGGCGCCACGCGATCGAATGTGCATGCGAGACGTCGTTGCCGATCTGCGTACGATCAAGAACGTGTTCGCCGGAAAGACTGAAACCATCAGCCAAGAACAGAGACCTTAG
- the LOC121975744 gene encoding UPF0014 membrane protein STAR2-like — MDLYQFSSFWIDFAGGMLKPVASTAVVAVAVALSFSQNLDLQAEMIYATARCFLQLSLVGFFLHFIFSQKTAAWILLPYLFMVLVAGHTAGHRARLVPRGKWIAAASILAGTWATMSLPIALKIVPFSPQYFVPVAGMMVGHAMAVTGVAMKQFHEDIRIERNLVETALALGATPRRATIQQAKRALVVALSPDLDSVKTVGLITLPGTMTGLIMAGASPVEAIQLQIVVTNMLVGACVLSSALSTYLCLLVFFTGAHQLNHKAFAAH, encoded by the exons ATGGATCTCTACCAGTTTTCATCTTTCTGGATCGATTTCGCCGGAGGCATGCTCAAACCGGTGGCTTCCACGGCGGTGGTAGCCGTGGCCGTGGCGCTTTCCTTCTCTCAAAACCTCGATCTCCAGGCCGAGATGATCTACGCCACCGCCAGGTGCTTTCTCCAGCTCTCCCTCGTCGGATTCTTCCTCCACTTTATCTTCTCTCAGAAGACTGCGGCGTGGATTCTGCTTCCCTACTTGTTCATG GTACTCGTCGCAGGGCACACCGCAGGGCATCGGGCGAGGTTGGTTCCCCGCGGCAAGTGGATCGCCGCAGCGTCCATCTTGGCCGGCACATGGGCGACCATGTCACTGCCCATCGCCCTAAAAATCGTGCCTTTCTCGCCCCAGTACTTCGTCCCCGTCGCCGGGATGATGGTCGGCCACGCCATGGCCGTCACCGGCGTCGCGATGAAGCAGTTCCACGAAGACATCAGGATCGAGAGAAACCTGGTTGAGACCGCGCTGGCGCTCGGCGCGACGCCCCGGCGGGCCACGATTCAGCAGGCCAAGCGGGCGCTGGTGGTCGCCCTGTCCCCGGATCTCGACAGCGTTAAGACGGTCGGACTCATCACGCTACCGGGGACGATGACGGGTCTCATCATGGCCGGCGCGTCGCCGGTGGAGGCGATCCAGCTGCAGATCGTGGTCACCAACATGCTCGTCGGGGCGTGCGTGTTGAGCAGCGCCTTGTCGACCTACTTGTGCTTGCTCGTGTTCTTCACCGGCGCTCACCAACTGAATCACAAAGCGTTTGCTGCACATTAA